The proteins below are encoded in one region of Neodiprion virginianus isolate iyNeoVirg1 chromosome 7, iyNeoVirg1.1, whole genome shotgun sequence:
- the LOC124309413 gene encoding xenotropic and polytropic retrovirus receptor 1 homolog, with the protein MKFAEHLSAHITPEWRKQYISYEEMKAMLYTAVEEAPSVEIVEQETISRHFASFDEVFFTFCDRELKKINTFYSEKLAEATRKYAALQSELKIASETHHGGGKNRVRNTTKAHLPARKLRELKLAFSEFYLSLILLQNYQNLNHTGFRKILKKHDKLLSVDTGSKWRTEFVETAHFHTSKDIDRLIQETEATVTSGLEGGDRQRAMKRLRVPPLGEHQSPWTTFKVGLFSGSFVVLFVAVVLSAIFHDGGARLKVAFPLYRGPLLVIQFLFLMGINVYGWRSSGVNHVLIFELDPRNHLSEQHLMELAAVLGVVWTLSLLSFLYSSSLSVPPYANPLALVVIIVAFLLNPFKMFRHEARFWLLKIMFRCISAPLMVVNFADFWLGDQLNSLSTVFLDFHFLICFYITNGDWFEAGDTQQCLSGSYIVRPILNCLPAWFRFAQCIRRYRDSKEAFPHLVNAGKYATTFLVVITNTLRTFHAGGYTNHWDSPWLWLWVVSSLINSIYSYTWDIKMDWGLLDSNAGENRFLREEIVYSTGFYYFAIIEDFLLRFVWVATYIVTQYGYVQSELMTSIVATLEVFRRFIWNFFRLENEHLNNCGKFRAVRDISVAPIESSDQTQIIRMMDEENGVINRGKRKGGGKKQNTVKEDKRALLKEETIDIDVSNAS; encoded by the exons ATGAAGTTCGCGGAGCATCTTTCCGCGCACATTACGCCTGAATGGCGTAAACAATACATTAGTTATGAG GAAATGAAAGCCATGTTGTATACGGCGGTAGAAGAGGCTCCGTCCGTTGAGATCGTCGAGCAGGAAACCATATCACGCCATTTTGCCTCTTTCGACGAAGTCTTTTTCACCTTCTGCGATcgtgaattgaagaaaatcaacACTTTTTACTCTG AGAAGCTGGCGGAGGCAACAAGAAAATATGCAGCATTGCAAAGCGAACTAAAAATTGCATCCGAAACGCATCACGGCGGAGGAAAGAACCGCGTTAGAAATACAACAAAAGCTCATCTGCCTGCTCGCAAGCTCAGGGAGCTAAAACTAgctttttcagaattttatctCTCTCTTATCCTTCTTCAAAACTACCAAAATCTAAACCATACCGGTTTTCGAAAGATACTTAAAAAACATGATAAG CTGTTGTCCGTCGATACCGGCTCCAAATGGCGTACCGAATTCGTGGAAACTGCACACTTTCACACGTCAAAGGACATCGACAGGCTTATTCAAGAGACAGAGGCGACGGTTACTTCTGGCCTCGAAGGTGGTGACAGACAAAGGGCTATGAAACGACTCCGCGTGCCTCCCCTTGGTGAACATCAGAGTCCTTGGACGACTTTCAAAGTTGGACTGTTCTCCGGGAGTTTCGTTGTTTTGTTCGTCGCAGTTGTGCTGTCAG cAATATTTCATGATGGCGGCGCACGTCTCAAGGTTGCATTTCCCTTGTATCGAGGACCCCTGCTCGTTATTCAATTCCTATTTCTGATGGGAATCAATGTCTATGGCTGGCGTTCGTCCGGTGTTAATCACGTGTTGATATTTGAGCTCGATCCGAGGAATCATTTGTCAGAGCAACACCTGATGGAGTTAGCAGCTGTACTCGGCGTCGTTTGGACACTGAGTTTACTCAGTTTTTTATACAGCTCAAGCTTGAGCGTTCCGCCTTACGCAAATCCCCTCGCActcgtcgtcatcatcgtaGCCTTTCTGTTGAATCCTTTCAAAATGTTTCGACACGAGGCACGATTTTGGTTGCTTAAAATAATG TTTCGTTGCATCTCCGCTCCATTAATGGTCGTCAACTTTGCCGATTTCTGGCTGGGTGATCAATTGAACAGCCTGTCGACTGTGTTTttggattttcattttttgatatGCTTCTACATCACAAACGGTGATTGGTTCGAAGCCGGTGATACGCAGCAGTGTTTGTCTGGGTCTTACATCGTCAGACCAATACTCAACTGTCTTCCTGCTTGGTTCCGTTTTGCACAATGCATTCGCCGATACCGAGATTCAAAGGAAGCTTTCCCGCACTTGGTCAATGCCGGCAAATATGCTACAACATTTCTCGTCGTTATAACAAACACGCTGCGAACGTTTCATGCAG GCGGATATACAAATCACTGGGATAGTCCTTGGCTTTGGCTGTGGGTGGTGAGTAGCCTAATAAACTCCATTTATTCGTACACATGGGATATCAAGATGGATTGGGGACTCCTGGATAGTAATGCTGGTGAAAATCGATTCTTACGAGAGGAAATTGTATATTCTACA GGATTCTATTATTTTGCGATCATAGAAGACTTTTTATTGAGATTTGTATGGGTCGCAACCTACATAGTGACGCAGTACGGATATGTCCAGTCCGAGCTGATGACTTCTATCGTCGCTACTTTGGAAGTATTCAG AAGATTTATCTGGAACTTCTTCCGTCTTGAGAACGAGCACTTGAATAATTGTGGTAAGTTTCGTGCTGTCAGAGATATTTCTGTCGCGCCTATAGAAAGTTCCGATCAGACCCAAATCATAAGAATGATGGACGAAGAGAATGGAGTAATAAATCGGGGAAAGCGCAAGGGTGGAGGTAAAAAGCAGAATACTGTTAAGGAGGACAAGCGTGCATTATTGAAAGAGGAAACAATTGATATAGATGTATCTAACGCTAgttga
- the LOC124309415 gene encoding uridine 5'-monophosphate synthase-like — protein MENLLEELAVKLFESEAVKFGTFIMKTGLQTPVYFDLRAVISRPQLMKSISSLLWTLVEKDKPISQVCGVPYTALPIATLISVEENIPMLIRRKESKPYGTKKLIEGQFKLEENCMIIEDVVTSGSSILETAKDLINEGLTVEEAIVILDRQQGGRENLKAKGIEMKSLYTLTSLMQHLLNAGKVTSDTFEEVKTYVEQNQVELNSKE, from the exons atggaaaatcttTTGGAAGAATTAGCTGTAAAACTATTCGAATCCGAAGCTGTGAAGTTTGGCACCTTCATTATGAAAACCGGTCTACAGACACCCGTCTACTTTGACCTAAGAGCCGTTATTTCACGTCCACAATTGATG AAATCTATTTCGAGTTTGCTATGGACACTCGTAGAGAAAGACAAACCTATTTCACAGGTATGCGGCGTGCCTTATACGGCCTTGCCAATTGCCACATTGATATCTGTAGAAGAAAATATACCAATGCTCATAAGGAGAAAAGAGAGTAAACCTTATGGAACAAAAAAGTTAATCGAGGGCCAATTCAAATTAGAAGAGAATTGTATGATAATCGAAGACGTTGTGACATCTGGAAGCAGTATACTGGAGACTGCAAAAGATCTAATCAACGAAGGATTGACGGTCGAAGAAGCTATTGTTATTTTAGACCGACAACAGGGTGGTCGTGAGAATCTGAAAGCAAAGGGCATCGAAATGAAGAGTTTATACACTCTCACGAGTTTAATGCAGCATCTATTAAATGCAGGCAAAGTGACTTCCGACACCTTTGAAGAGGTCAAGACTTACGTGGAACAAAATCAAGTCGAATTAAATAGCAAAGAATAA